In Gadus chalcogrammus isolate NIFS_2021 chromosome 23, NIFS_Gcha_1.0, whole genome shotgun sequence, a genomic segment contains:
- the LOC130376936 gene encoding uncharacterized protein LOC130376936, whose product MAFLMRVLQLSLLLAVGCQVHAYRNVFAEPEKPTHGLHQASSYKPEQQQTPRYKPSYKPQQHLPSYKPQQQPPSYKPQPKQQQPPSYKPKQTRQQPSYKAKPQQQPPSYKPQQQPPPPSYKPQQQQPPSYKPQQQQPPSYKPQQQQQPPPSYKPQQQQPPPSYKPQQQQRKPPSYKPQQQQPPSYKPQQQPQQQPQPPPSYKPQQQQQPPSYKPQQPPSYKPQQQQQSSYMQPQQSGYQPQQQPSYMQPQQSGYQPQQPPAGYMPPAGYMPPAGYMPPAGYKPKPQQSGYQPQQQQQPSYMQPQQSGYQPQQPPAGYMPPAGYMPPAGYKPKPQQPSYKPQQPPSYKPQQPPSYKPQPKQQQPPSYKPQPKQQQPSYKPQQTQHPPSYKPQQQQPPSSYKPQPQQQPQSSYKPQQQQPPSYKPQQQQPPSYKPQQQQPPSYKPQQQQQPPSYKPQQPQPPPSYKPQPPPSYKPQPPPSYKPQQQQQQQPPSYKPQQQPSYMQPQQSGYQPQQPPAGYKPKPQQPGYKPQ is encoded by the exons ATGGCTTTTCTTATGAG GGTATTGCAATTGTCTCTTCTACTTGCTGTGGGGTGTCAAGTACATG CTTACAGGAATGTCTTTGCTGAGCCGGAGAAGCCTACCCATGGGCTGCATCAGGCTTCTAGCTATAAGCCCGAACAGCAGCAAACACCTCGCTACAAgcccagctacaagccccagcagcatctgcctagctacaagccccagcagcagccgccgagctacaagccccagcccaagcagcagcagccgcctagctacaagcccaaGCAAACTcggcagcagcctagctacaaggccaagccccagcagcagccgcctagctacaagccccagcagcagccgccgccgcctagctacaagccccagcagcagcagccgcctagctacaagccccagcagcagcagccgcctagctacaagccccagcagcagcagcagccgccgcccagctacaagccccagcagcagcagccgccgcctagctacaagccccagcagcagcagcgaaagccgcctagctacaagccccagcagcagcagccgcctagctacaagccccagcagcagccccagcagcagccccagccgccgcctagctacaagccccagcagcagcagcagccgcctagctacaagccccagcagccgcctagctacaagccccagcagcagcagcagtctagCTACATGCAGCCCCAGCAGTCTGGctaccagccccagcagcagcctagctacatgCAGCCCCAGCAGTCTGGctaccagccccagcagccgccgGCTGGCTACATGCCGCCGGCTGGCTACATGCCGCCGGCTGGCTACATGCCGCCGGCTGGCTACAAGCCGAAGCCCCAGCAGTCTGGctaccagccccagcagcagcagcagcctagctacatgCAGCCCCAGCAGTCTGGctaccagccccagcagccgccgGCTGGCTACATGCCGCCGGCTGGCTACATGCCGCCGGCTGGCTACAAGCCGAAGCCCCAGCAGCcgagctacaagccccagcagccgccgagctacaagccccagcagccgccgagctacaagccccagcccaagcagcagcagccgccgagctacaagccccagcccaagcagcagcagcctagctacaagccccagcaaaCTCAGCAtccgcctagctacaagccccagcagcagcagccgccgtccagctacaagccccagccccagcagcagccgcagtccagctacaagccccagcagcagcagccgcctagctacaagccccagcagcagcagccgcctagctacaagccccagcagcagcagccgcctagctacaagccccagcagcagcagcagccgcctagctacaagccccagcagccccagccgccgcctagctacaagccccagccgccgcctagctacaagccccagccgccgcctagctacaagccccagcagcagcagcagcagcagccgcctagctacaagccccagcagcagcctagctacatgCAGCCCCAGCAGTCTGGctaccagccccagcagccaccGGCTGGCTACAAGCCgaagccccagcagcctggcTACAAGCCGCAGTAA